CGGCGAGCCGCCCCGGCACCGCGACGCCGGCCTCGGCGGCGGCCCCTAGAACTCCGTAGGCGTGCGTGTCCGTGCACCCGACCACGGCGGTCACCCCGGCGGCGTCCCACTCGGGCCACGCCTCCGTGAAGGCCTCCGCGGCGGCGTCGATGTCGGTCAGGGAGGCGGCGCCGTCGAGCACCTCGAGCCCCAGCTCCGCGGCGGTGTCCCGGAACGCGTCGCGGCGCACGCGGAACGTGGCGGCGTCGATGGTGCTGTCCAGATAGCCCACCCGCCGATGCCCCTGGTCGGCCAGGTGACGCGCCAATTGTGCGGCGCCATCGGCCACGGCGAGGTTGACGCTCGGCAGGCCGCCGCGGAGCCCGGGGGCGTCCAGCAGCACGGCACGGGTGCCGGACGGCAGCGCCTCGACGAGTTCGGCGTTCGGCGCGTCGATGAGGAACCCGGCCGGCCGCAGGGACAGGAGTTTCCGGATGCTGGCGGCGTCGATCTGGCGCCCCGGCCCGCCGACCGAGAGCAGCAGCTCGTAGCGGTCACCGAGCGCCGCGCGGGCCTCCGAGATGAGTTCGGCGTAGAACGGGTTGGCGA
The nucleotide sequence above comes from Arthrobacter woluwensis. Encoded proteins:
- a CDS encoding LacI family DNA-binding transcriptional regulator — translated: MDDDAANPLPGLRAGAAGVTEVPAAGGGRVTAAMVAREAGVSTATVSLVVSGKAQGRISAANREKVQAAVERLGYVVDTAGSTLSKGFSPVVVLVATDIANPFYAELISEARAALGDRYELLLSVGGPGRQIDAASIRKLLSLRPAGFLIDAPNAELVEALPSGTRAVLLDAPGLRGGLPSVNLAVADGAAQLARHLADQGHRRVGYLDSTIDAATFRVRRDAFRDTAAELGLEVLDGAASLTDIDAAAEAFTEAWPEWDAAGVTAVVGCTDTHAYGVLGAAAEAGVAVPGRLAVAGFDDLPYSRHTSPPLTSVSLPSGELGAAAGRTLRALIEGGSPETEHVEVPSRLVARASTATN